DNA sequence from the Alkaliphilus metalliredigens QYMF genome:
CAACGCCAAATATCCGATAAACCTCCTCTGACCAAGAGAGTTCCTCGTTTCCTAAATCATAACGATAGCTTCCTACTCCAGCAACTTTTTGTGCATGATTTAAGTCTTTACCAATTCTTTTCAAATCATTTTCTATCAATTTTCGACCTGTAATGTCCTGTATAGTGCCTATCATTTTAATGGGCCTATTCATGTCATCAAATAAAACTTCAGCCCTTGAGTGGATATATTTTTCTTTTCCACCTGGGACCATAATCCGATATTCCTGATCATGGTCATTTCCCCTTAGGGCTTTCTCCATTGATTTTCTTACCACCTGCTGATCTTCAGGGTGTATAAATGTATAGACGCTCTCTATTTTATTATCAAATTCTTCTGTTGTGCGTTGAAAAATATCATAGACTTCTTGAGATCCGAAAAGCTCTTCACTTTGAAAATCATAGGTCCAACTCCCAATACTTAAAAGTTTTTGTCCATAGAAGACGTTTTCCCTTAACTGATTTAAGCTCTTTTCTAGTTTCATTCCTTTTGTGAGATCTAAAATGACTATATGCATTCCAATTAATGTTTGTTTTCTCAGAACCGGTAAGATGGTCATCTCTATATTCCTTATTCCCTTGGTTTGGGTGAATAAGTCTGACTTAATGGTTATTGACTCTCCTTTATGTAATTCTTCTACATATGTGAATTCTACATCGGTTTCCTCTGGTTTTAAGAATTCAAATATAGTTTTACCTTGCACATTAGGCGCTATGTCTTCTAATAGATGACAGAAGGACTCATTTGCTTCTATAATCAAGCCCTTGACATCACAAACAGCAGAGGCTATTGGAAAATCCACAACCCATTGGTGATATCCCTGCTTTAACTCCTTTAAGTTGCCACTACCCTTTATTTTTTCTAGTATCCCCATCCCTAATGTAGCCATTTGTTATCCCCCTTTTCATATTTGATGAAAAGCCTTACGTTATATAGTCACCATTACTACTCTATCATTACAAAAAATAAAATCGGCAAACCTGTGGTTGCCGACTTTTTATCAAATATAAACTCAATTGGCAACCCGACTATCATATCGTATAACGACTTAGACTCGTGGCTTTGCGTCACCATCTTTCAATGGTTTTGCCTTTACTAATATACAATTATATATTTTCAAGTACCATTACTACTTTTAAGTATGTATACTCAATTTAATCAGGACTATTTGCCTATATTTATATAACATAATATCACAAATCATTACATGCTACAATCATTTCCTACATAATACTCCTTCTTTTTCACAATATTTGCAATCAATTACTTAATCTCTTGCCCAGTAGAGTTCTCCAAGGTTAGACCCCTTCCCCCCACTATTTCTTAAATGTCCTGTAAATAAAGATAAAGGATAATTCTTATTCTCACATAAGAAATTTTCCTTTATCTTTTTCACTTCGAAAATCATTCATTAATAAATAACACTTGTAATTTCAATGCGCATCTCATTTTTATCTCTAATCCTTTTATCAATTCGATTAATTCCAAAATAAGCTAGTATTAAAAATATAAAACCCACTCCGATTCCAATTAATTCCTCCATGCCTTCGTAGGATAGAAGCTCTCCAATCCAAATTCCCAGTCCAATACCGAAAATCATGCCAATTAAAGGTACCATATAGACTAAAAAGGCAGCCTTTAACACTTTTTTGTTTTCCATGTTCAGCTTTACATACTGCCCCACTTGAGCTCCTACTTCATTGGTAGCTTTTACATAGGTTGCGGTAGGCGTACATCCTCCTTTACAGGAAGCACAACTCTCTCCACAGGCGCTTACTCTTTGAATCTCTATGGTTGCAATACCTTCTCCTACCTCCTTAACTACACCAATTTTTTCCATATGTTTCACTCCTTTTAAAATTCACTGTTAAAATTTCAATATTCAAATCCTCTGAGTTTTAAATTATCAATCATCCTTCCATCTTCATTATGCTTATATACATAGACTTCATCTTTTCTATAAACAATTTCCGAACAACAATTGCTACAAAAATAAGTAGCCTTGGATATTTTTCCGATGGTAGTGTCGTGACAATTAGGACACTTGATTACTTCATTTTTCACAGTATCTCCTCCAATTAACATTGCTCTTTAATGTCCACATGATTTAAAACAAAATAGTGTAGGAAATCTCACACTATTTTGCTTCTTCTTTTACTTTATCATCACCAAACTTCTCTCTTAATAATCCCGCCACTAAGGCCGTCAATGGGATGCATAGAATCAATCCGATACTTCCAGCTAAAGCTCTAATCACTTCTGTTGCAATTAAATCTAGATTGATGATTCGTGTAAAGGGATCTTCATAGGCCGTAAACAATAGTAGTAGTGGGATCATGCTACCTGTATAAGCCAATATCAACGTATTAGCCATGGTTCCCATAACATCTTTTCCTACATTCATCCCTGCCACAATCAGTTTTTGCGTTGTCATATTTGGATTAGCCAATCTAATTTCTTCCATTGAAGATGCAATCGTCATTCCTACATCCATTACTGCTCCCAAGGCTCCCATAATAATCCCAGCAAATAATAGCCCACTATAATCAAATTCAATTCCCTGTGGAATATACATTAGCATCATGGCCTCTTGAGAGGATAAGCCTGTTAATCTGACCTTTGTTCCTACGAAATAAGCGATGAGCCCAGCCACAAAGACGCCTCCCAGCACCCCTATAATAGCAGCATAGCTTTTTTTATTATTTCCTCCAACAACTAAAATCGTAAATATTGTTACCACTATTGATATGCCAATGCTCAATAATATTGGACTATATCCTGCCAGTAACCCCGGAAGTAATACTTTCATAATTAGTCCAATGGTTAGTATTAAAGTGATAATTGTTTTCAGCCCTTTGAAACCTCCAAGTAAAAGTAATAACACTACAAAGATAGCCAATACAATATAAATATAGGTATCCCTTGCATATTCGGAAATGTATACTGCTACTTCTCCATCAAGTTCTTCAATCGTAATTAATACACGATCACCAGGACTGACATCAATATCATAGGCTAAATTACCAGACAAACTATGAAGAATTTCAAACTCTTGTCCCTTATAGTCTCCAGATAATATTTCTAACTTCACAATTGTACTATCGAAAAAATCCACTTCTTCTTTATAACCTTCCTCTACTTCTTCTACCTCTAAAATTTTTGCTCTTTCAATAATTGGCTCTTCATCCAATTCTGCAGCAAATACAAAGGCCCCACCCATTGTCACTAACAGCAAAATTGTCAGTAGAATCCGTACAATATTCTTCATTTGTTAAGCGCCTCCTTACATTTACATAGGCTATCCCAGATAAATTTCTCAACTCTTAAAGAGAATGAATCCAATAGTAAAACATCACTGAAACAATCATAGCCGCCCCAATAATGAAATTAGCAGTCCATTCTATTTTTCCATCATGCACTGTAGGATTTTCCACAGTTGATTGTGTCTTTTGTTGCTTTTTCTTTAGCCAGTTCATCACTACCAATGTTGCCATAATGATTAAAACACTGTAGACATGTGCAATTGATATTGGCCCTGCAACCATTGGATTTGTTCTAAAGAACTCAATCACAAAGCGGTTAATTGAAAAACCAATTAGATACATCATGAAAATCTGTCCATCGTACTTAATGCTTTTCCGTTTATTCCAGAGTACAAGGAATAAAATATAATTTAAAATTGCTTCATAGATTTGAGCTGGATGTAATAATTGTGCCCCTACTTCCACACCCCAAAACCATGCTCTTGACATAGGAATTCCAAATACGTCACAACCGACTCTACCGATTGCTTGCCCTAGAATAATTGCCGGTGCAAATGCATCGGCTGTCTGCCACATAGGGATCTTATGCTTTTTCATATACCAAAAAGCAAATAGAGCTCCACCGATTAAAGCGCCTTGTATTGAAAGACCGCCCTCTTGAAGCATAAAGATTGCCCTAGGATGCTCTAAATAATAGGAAAAATTAAAGGCTAGTATATAGTTGAGTCGAGCCCCGATTACCCCGGCAATAATTGTGTATAAACCTAGATCCATTATCTTATCTTGATTGAGTCCCTTGCGTTTCCCCTCTCTTAACATCACTGACATTCCCGCTATCATTCCAATTGCAATTGTAATCCCAAATAGGTGAATATTAAATCCTCCTATGCTAAATAACTGTACCATTTTCATTCTCCTCTCACTACGATGTCCATTACAAAATTCATTACAACTTATATATGCAATATTGATGCCAAGTTTAAGAATTGAGATGTAGACTTTCTTTTTATACAAAAAAGATAGTAGCTCTTTATAAAGAGCTGCTATCTTTTTGATTATGTGTAGTGGTCTTTTCGCCTAATTCTGTGATACCTCGCCGGCTGAATCAAGTTCACTTTTTCAGATTATACTTTTCTATCCGATAAAGTAATGTGTGTCGGCTCATGCCTAATAATTGTGCTGCCTTTGTTTGATTGTGGTTTGTTCTTTCTAGGGCTTGTTTGATGAGGTCCTTTTCCAGATCATCTATTGAAAGGCCTTCATCTGGAAGAGCAAAATCTTTTGTTGGAATTTTTTCTCTTAAAATTTCAGGAGGTAAATTTTCCTTACTAATGACATTTCCGGCGGATAAAATCAACATTCGTTCAATGACATTCTCCAGCTCTCTAATATTCCCACGCCATTGGTATGAAATGAGCTTTTCCTTTGCCTCATCATCTATGGTCATATTTTTTCTTCCAATTTCACTGCTATATTTGTCAATAAAGTACTCAATTAATAAAGGAATGTCCTCCTGACGTTCCCTGAGGGCTGGTAGCTCAATTGGAATAACATTAAGTCGATAGAAAAGATCTTCTCGAAAGCGCTCCTCTTCCACCATTTTATATAAATCTCGGTTGGTGGCAGCAATGACCCTTACATCTGCTTGTATGTTTTCATTTC
Encoded proteins:
- a CDS encoding SoxR reducing system RseC family protein, which translates into the protein MEKIGVVKEVGEGIATIEIQRVSACGESCASCKGGCTPTATYVKATNEVGAQVGQYVKLNMENKKVLKAAFLVYMVPLIGMIFGIGLGIWIGELLSYEGMEELIGIGVGFIFLILAYFGINRIDKRIRDKNEMRIEITSVIY
- a CDS encoding YibE/F family protein, with the protein product MKNIVRILLTILLLVTMGGAFVFAAELDEEPIIERAKILEVEEVEEGYKEEVDFFDSTIVKLEILSGDYKGQEFEILHSLSGNLAYDIDVSPGDRVLITIEELDGEVAVYISEYARDTYIYIVLAIFVVLLLLLGGFKGLKTIITLILTIGLIMKVLLPGLLAGYSPILLSIGISIVVTIFTILVVGGNNKKSYAAIIGVLGGVFVAGLIAYFVGTKVRLTGLSSQEAMMLMYIPQGIEFDYSGLLFAGIIMGALGAVMDVGMTIASSMEEIRLANPNMTTQKLIVAGMNVGKDVMGTMANTLILAYTGSMIPLLLLFTAYEDPFTRIINLDLIATEVIRALAGSIGLILCIPLTALVAGLLREKFGDDKVKEEAK
- the lgt gene encoding prolipoprotein diacylglyceryl transferase gives rise to the protein MVQLFSIGGFNIHLFGITIAIGMIAGMSVMLREGKRKGLNQDKIMDLGLYTIIAGVIGARLNYILAFNFSYYLEHPRAIFMLQEGGLSIQGALIGGALFAFWYMKKHKIPMWQTADAFAPAIILGQAIGRVGCDVFGIPMSRAWFWGVEVGAQLLHPAQIYEAILNYILFLVLWNKRKSIKYDGQIFMMYLIGFSINRFVIEFFRTNPMVAGPISIAHVYSVLIIMATLVVMNWLKKKQQKTQSTVENPTVHDGKIEWTANFIIGAAMIVSVMFYYWIHSL